The proteins below come from a single Arthrobacter crystallopoietes genomic window:
- a CDS encoding low molecular weight phosphatase family protein — MTETNSHKPTVLFVCVHNAGRSQMAAAYLEHLSRGAIDVRSAGSRPAKEVNPAVVEAMAEDGIDISGRTTRQLTTEQLHDANMVITLGGGVDVPVIPGRKYEDWELRDPAGKDVGAARVLRDDIKARVQSLVSGLLPALHPDAS, encoded by the coding sequence ATGACCGAGACCAACAGCCACAAGCCCACCGTCCTCTTCGTCTGCGTCCACAACGCGGGCCGCTCGCAAATGGCCGCCGCCTATCTGGAGCACCTGTCCAGAGGCGCCATCGATGTCCGGTCCGCCGGTTCACGGCCGGCAAAAGAGGTCAATCCGGCGGTAGTGGAAGCCATGGCGGAGGACGGAATCGACATTTCCGGCCGCACCACCAGGCAGCTCACCACGGAGCAGCTCCATGACGCCAATATGGTCATCACCTTGGGCGGCGGCGTCGATGTTCCGGTCATCCCCGGCCGGAAGTACGAGGACTGGGAGCTGAGGGACCCTGCAGGCAAGGACGTTGGGGCCGCCCGCGTCCTGCGCGATGACATCAAGGCACGCGTCCAGAGCCTGGTTTCCGGCCTGCTCCCCGCGCTGCACCCGGACGCCAGCTAG
- a CDS encoding low molecular weight phosphatase family protein: protein MTPQPGKPSVLFVCSSNSGKSPMAAGLLEKLANGTVDVHSCGTNPGTAVNQESAEALLEKGIDISGGTPTAVTEEAQRAADVVVILGSNAQLEEVPGTRYERWEISEPSLRDIHGMERMRLVRDEIDARVHRLYEELVGE, encoded by the coding sequence ATGACCCCGCAGCCAGGTAAGCCCAGCGTCCTCTTTGTCTGCTCCTCCAACAGCGGCAAGTCCCCGATGGCCGCCGGCTTGCTGGAAAAACTCGCCAACGGCACGGTGGATGTGCACTCCTGCGGCACCAATCCCGGGACCGCGGTCAACCAGGAATCGGCCGAGGCGCTGCTCGAGAAGGGCATCGACATCAGCGGCGGCACGCCTACGGCGGTGACCGAAGAAGCGCAGCGGGCGGCCGACGTCGTCGTTATCTTGGGCAGCAACGCGCAGCTGGAGGAGGTGCCGGGCACGCGCTACGAGCGCTGGGAGATCAGCGAACCGAGCCTGCGCGACATCCACGGCATGGAACGGATGCGCTTGGTGCGCGACGAGATCGACGCCCGTGTGCACCGGCTCTACGAAGAACTCGTCGGCGAGTAA
- a CDS encoding EamA family transporter, whose amino-acid sequence MGGGTVSVKPARGIIRSSAVSGVGIALFSSAVFGLSGSFAKSLLEAGWTPGAAVAVRMLGAALVLTVPALIVLHGRWSQVRQNWKTIVLFGLIGVAGCQLAYFNAVSTLSVGVALLLEFMAPVLIVLWLWLTSRRRPRSATMAGTVLAVAGLVLVLDVFGDVRLDLGGILWGLAAAVCLVIYFFITARHNDSLPPLVLAAGGLLVGGASMVVLGAARVLPMAVSTADVSLAGWRTSWWVPLAALVLLSTVISYVTGIMAARALGTKVASFVSLTEVLFAVLWAWLLLGELPAAIQLLGGALIVLGVVLVRLDELRGPRLRVQA is encoded by the coding sequence ATGGGCGGCGGTACCGTGTCGGTCAAGCCTGCAAGAGGCATCATTAGATCCTCCGCCGTATCCGGGGTGGGCATCGCCCTGTTCTCTTCGGCGGTGTTCGGGTTGTCGGGGTCTTTTGCAAAGTCCCTGCTGGAGGCGGGCTGGACACCCGGCGCCGCCGTTGCCGTCCGCATGCTCGGGGCCGCATTGGTGCTCACCGTTCCGGCGCTCATTGTGCTGCACGGCCGCTGGAGCCAGGTCCGGCAGAACTGGAAGACCATCGTGCTGTTCGGGCTGATCGGGGTGGCTGGCTGCCAGCTCGCCTATTTCAACGCCGTATCGACTCTCTCCGTTGGTGTAGCGTTGCTGCTCGAGTTCATGGCCCCCGTGCTGATTGTGCTCTGGCTGTGGCTGACGAGCCGCCGGCGGCCCCGCTCCGCCACGATGGCCGGCACCGTCCTGGCCGTGGCCGGACTGGTGCTGGTGCTGGATGTTTTCGGCGACGTGCGCCTCGACCTCGGCGGCATCCTCTGGGGCCTCGCGGCCGCAGTGTGCCTGGTCATCTACTTCTTCATCACCGCGCGGCACAATGACTCCCTGCCGCCGCTGGTTCTGGCGGCAGGCGGACTGCTGGTGGGTGGTGCGTCCATGGTGGTGCTGGGTGCGGCCCGGGTTCTGCCCATGGCGGTGAGCACCGCGGATGTTAGCCTGGCCGGTTGGCGGACGAGCTGGTGGGTGCCGCTGGCGGCGCTGGTGCTGCTGTCCACCGTGATCTCCTACGTCACGGGCATCATGGCTGCCCGGGCGCTCGGCACCAAGGTGGCGTCTTTCGTCTCCCTGACCGAGGTGCTCTTTGCCGTGCTGTGGGCATGGCTGCTGCTGGGCGAACTACCCGCAGCCATCCAGCTGCTGGGCGGTGCGCTGATCGTGCTGGGCGTAGTGCTTGTCCGGCTGGATGAACTGCGGGGCCCGCGGCTGAGGGTACAGGCGTAG
- a CDS encoding heavy-metal-associated domain-containing protein, which translates to MSTITKVSIDGMTCGHCIDAVTEELKAIKGVQDVAIELNKGGISTATVNSTDALDPEQIGEAVAEAGYLVVAADA; encoded by the coding sequence ATGAGCACCATCACCAAAGTCAGCATTGACGGCATGACCTGCGGCCACTGCATTGACGCAGTCACCGAAGAACTCAAGGCCATCAAGGGCGTGCAGGATGTGGCCATCGAGCTGAACAAGGGCGGCATTTCCACCGCGACCGTCAACTCCACCGATGCCCTGGATCCGGAACAGATCGGCGAAGCCGTAGCCGAAGCGGGTTACCTGGTCGTGGCAGCAGACGCGTAA
- a CDS encoding TetR/AcrR family transcriptional regulator, protein MASAKDRILDSFEDILIKEGERAATMDAVAAAAGVSKGGLLYHFPSKEAMVEGLCERLAALTAEDAEKIGKAPEGAARYYVRTSLYVDSPLDRAIVAVARLVQQGHPAAAQTFARIEGLWLDALEKALGSRPVAQAIKLMGDGLYYSATFFSGASQPAKVTEAELEALLEQVDALVERI, encoded by the coding sequence ATGGCCAGCGCAAAAGACCGGATCCTCGACAGCTTTGAAGACATCCTCATCAAGGAGGGCGAACGGGCGGCCACTATGGATGCCGTTGCGGCGGCGGCAGGGGTGTCCAAGGGAGGGCTGCTCTACCACTTCCCCTCCAAGGAGGCCATGGTAGAAGGGCTCTGCGAACGGCTCGCGGCGCTGACAGCGGAGGATGCGGAGAAGATCGGCAAGGCGCCCGAAGGAGCGGCCCGCTACTACGTGCGCACTTCTTTATATGTGGACTCGCCGCTGGACCGGGCCATCGTCGCCGTGGCCCGCTTGGTGCAGCAGGGGCATCCCGCGGCCGCCCAGACCTTTGCCCGTATCGAGGGGCTTTGGCTGGATGCGCTGGAGAAGGCCCTCGGCAGCAGGCCGGTTGCACAGGCCATCAAGCTGATGGGGGACGGACTCTATTACAGCGCTACCTTTTTCTCCGGGGCTAGCCAGCCCGCCAAAGTTACCGAAGCAGAATTGGAAGCGCTGCTGGAGCAGGTAGACGCACTGGTGGAGCGCATCTAA
- a CDS encoding metal-sensitive transcriptional regulator, with product MSHTELPAAEPSVLEDALAADEHIGHAYTTDKAAYLRRLKRIEGQVRGIARMVDEDKYCIDILTQVSAVNKALHAVSIGLLEDHIAHCVVGAAKDSEAAGDPAIVQDKVKEASDAIGRLLR from the coding sequence ATGAGCCACACAGAACTTCCCGCGGCCGAGCCGTCGGTCCTTGAGGATGCCCTCGCAGCCGACGAGCACATCGGGCACGCCTACACCACCGACAAGGCGGCCTACCTGCGCAGGCTCAAGCGGATCGAGGGCCAGGTCCGGGGTATCGCCCGCATGGTGGACGAGGACAAGTACTGCATCGACATCCTCACGCAGGTGTCCGCAGTCAACAAGGCCCTGCACGCCGTCAGCATCGGCCTGCTCGAGGACCACATCGCGCACTGCGTCGTCGGCGCCGCGAAGGACTCCGAAGCCGCCGGAGACCCAGCGATCGTCCAGGACAAGGTCAAGGAAGCCTCGGACGCTATCGGCCGGCTGCTGCGCTAG
- a CDS encoding heavy metal translocating P-type ATPase, whose protein sequence is MQVAPTRLVELEIEGMTCASCVNRVERKLGKLEGVQASVNLPLESAQVTVPENVSDQQLLDTVKATGYRARIKSSPQDATHREAPEAGASGQHELWRSEESGEPANITASRRRDAREGAPHNEHADHEDHMAHGGTASQLRPRLWAATILTLPIFAISMIPGAQFPHWGWVVFPLSIPVVFWSAWPFHRAAAINARHLASTMDTLVSIGVLAAFFFSAWQLLMDPMMTEHVHGSMADHALYFETAAVVTTFLLLGRYLEANAKQKAGNALKSLLDLGAKEATVLRDGAEAKVSADQLVPGDLIVVRPGEKIATDGYVVEGHSAVDTSLITGESVPVEVDVDDTVTGATINTSGRLLVRATRVGSDTTLAQMGRLVSQAQAGKAPIARLADRISSVFVPIVIAIAVVTFVLWLVLTGDLESAFTAAVTVLVIACPCALGLATPTALLTGTGRGAQLGILIKGPQILEDTRHVDTILLDKTGTVTTGKQAVSGVVALGSHAEDEVLALAGAVESGSEHPIAHAIVDAAKERLASAAAGAAVSASGQPGLPALADFHSAAGGGVRGTVTNSDGGRLTVVAGRTGWLEENGVNLSAQDRAMLLEQQESGATAIWVAVDGELAGIVNLKDTIKDSSATAIARLKELGLRPILLTGDNGAVAAQVAAAVGIAAEDVFADVLPEGKVEAVQKLQDAGKTVAMVGDGVNDAAALAQADLGIAMGAGTDVAIEAADITVMGSDLGQVVQSIELSRKTLSTIKSNLFWAFAYNTLGIPVAAFGLLNPMIAGAAMAASSVLVVANSLRLRAFAR, encoded by the coding sequence ATGCAGGTGGCTCCGACCCGCCTGGTCGAGCTGGAGATCGAAGGCATGACGTGCGCGTCCTGCGTCAACCGCGTGGAGCGCAAACTGGGCAAGCTCGAAGGTGTCCAAGCCAGCGTCAACCTCCCCCTCGAATCGGCGCAGGTCACCGTGCCCGAAAACGTGTCGGACCAGCAGTTGCTCGACACGGTCAAGGCCACCGGCTACCGTGCCCGCATCAAATCCTCGCCCCAGGACGCCACCCATCGCGAGGCCCCGGAGGCGGGCGCATCCGGGCAGCACGAGTTGTGGCGCAGCGAGGAATCAGGAGAGCCTGCGAACATTACTGCGTCTAGGCGCAGGGACGCCCGCGAAGGCGCCCCGCATAACGAGCACGCCGACCACGAGGACCACATGGCGCACGGCGGCACGGCGTCGCAACTGCGGCCACGGCTGTGGGCAGCCACCATCCTGACCCTCCCGATCTTCGCCATCTCGATGATTCCGGGCGCGCAGTTCCCGCACTGGGGGTGGGTTGTCTTCCCATTGTCCATCCCCGTGGTCTTCTGGTCGGCCTGGCCTTTCCACCGCGCCGCGGCGATCAACGCACGGCATCTGGCCTCGACCATGGACACGCTGGTGTCGATCGGCGTCCTCGCGGCGTTCTTCTTCTCCGCATGGCAACTGCTGATGGACCCGATGATGACGGAGCACGTCCACGGCAGCATGGCCGACCACGCGCTCTACTTCGAGACCGCCGCCGTCGTCACGACCTTCCTGCTGCTGGGCCGCTATCTCGAAGCCAACGCCAAACAGAAGGCAGGCAACGCGCTCAAATCCTTGCTGGATCTCGGGGCCAAGGAAGCCACCGTACTGCGCGATGGCGCCGAGGCGAAAGTATCCGCGGACCAACTGGTTCCCGGCGACCTCATCGTGGTCCGCCCCGGTGAAAAGATCGCCACGGACGGCTACGTGGTCGAGGGACATTCCGCCGTCGATACGTCCCTGATCACCGGCGAATCCGTCCCGGTGGAAGTGGACGTGGACGACACTGTCACCGGCGCCACCATCAACACGTCCGGCCGCCTGCTGGTCCGGGCGACCCGCGTCGGCTCGGACACGACGTTGGCGCAGATGGGCCGGCTGGTCAGCCAGGCACAGGCAGGCAAAGCGCCCATCGCGCGGCTGGCGGACCGCATCAGCTCGGTCTTCGTCCCCATCGTGATCGCCATCGCCGTCGTTACTTTTGTCCTCTGGCTGGTCCTCACCGGTGACCTGGAGTCCGCCTTCACCGCCGCGGTGACGGTGCTGGTCATCGCCTGCCCCTGCGCATTGGGGCTGGCCACGCCGACCGCGCTGCTCACCGGTACGGGCAGGGGCGCGCAGCTGGGCATCCTGATCAAGGGCCCGCAGATCCTTGAGGACACCCGGCATGTGGACACCATTCTGCTGGACAAGACGGGCACGGTGACCACCGGCAAGCAGGCTGTTTCCGGCGTCGTCGCCCTTGGTTCTCATGCGGAAGACGAAGTACTGGCGCTGGCCGGCGCGGTCGAATCCGGCTCCGAGCACCCGATCGCCCACGCGATCGTCGACGCAGCCAAGGAGCGCCTCGCCTCGGCCGCCGCCGGGGCAGCCGTAAGCGCGTCAGGGCAGCCCGGCTTGCCGGCTCTGGCGGATTTCCACAGTGCGGCCGGCGGCGGTGTGCGCGGCACCGTGACAAATAGCGACGGCGGACGGCTCACCGTGGTGGCCGGCCGGACCGGGTGGTTGGAAGAGAACGGCGTCAACCTGTCGGCGCAGGACCGCGCCATGCTGCTGGAACAGCAGGAGTCCGGCGCGACCGCCATCTGGGTGGCCGTGGACGGCGAACTTGCCGGCATCGTCAACCTCAAGGACACCATCAAGGACAGCTCGGCCACGGCGATTGCCCGCCTCAAGGAACTGGGCCTCCGCCCGATCCTGCTGACCGGAGACAACGGCGCGGTCGCCGCCCAGGTTGCCGCCGCCGTCGGAATTGCCGCTGAAGACGTCTTCGCCGACGTCCTCCCCGAGGGCAAGGTCGAGGCCGTGCAGAAGCTGCAGGACGCAGGCAAGACCGTGGCGATGGTCGGCGACGGCGTGAATGATGCTGCTGCTTTGGCGCAGGCCGACCTCGGGATCGCCATGGGTGCAGGGACGGATGTTGCCATCGAGGCCGCGGACATCACGGTGATGGGCAGCGATCTGGGCCAGGTGGTGCAGTCCATCGAGCTGAGCCGCAAGACCTTGAGCACCATCAAGAGCAACCTGTTCTGGGCCTTCGCCTACAACACCCTCGGCATCCCGGTGGCGGCGTTCGGGTTGCTGAACCCGATGATCGCCGGCGCTGCGATGGCCGCGAGCTCGGTACTGGTGGTGGCGAACTCCCTGCGGCTGCGGGCCTTCGCCCGGTAA
- a CDS encoding MFS transporter, with product MDIKSRIEAAPMKRTQVGVIAICTALYMIDGFDVLVMAFSANAVSEYWGLSASQLGILLSSALVGMAIGSIFVSTIADIIGRQKTLALGALVVALGMLASAFVPSYELLVVLRFITGLAVGTLQATANVLASEFTNAKRRSTSLAIVSIGQPIGGVLGGMATGVLILQFGWRSAFLFGAIITAIMIPFILRAVPESVDYLLVRRPVNALERVNKVLARIEQPAVTELPAPAPAPAKKKSRFADVLTGVNARRTILISLAYFILMASFYFANSWTPKLVTASGFSEQDGITAGVLFSTGAIIGAVVLGFFGARFPMRKVLAVFFVMGGLTFGAFSLSTGSLAGALLAAALVGFGSNAPIAGMLAISPTYYTSEVRGTALGLVIGMGRVGAIASPMIAGTLMDGGWQPTDLYFLFIIPMLIGAVVISMLGKPVLGEPAAAGAQSGASERELTNSH from the coding sequence ATGGATATCAAGTCGCGCATCGAAGCGGCCCCCATGAAGCGCACCCAGGTCGGCGTCATTGCCATCTGCACCGCGCTGTACATGATCGACGGCTTCGACGTCCTCGTCATGGCGTTCAGCGCCAACGCCGTCAGTGAATACTGGGGCCTGAGTGCGTCCCAGCTCGGCATCCTGCTCAGCTCCGCCCTGGTCGGCATGGCCATCGGCTCGATCTTCGTCTCCACCATCGCTGACATTATCGGCCGCCAGAAGACGCTGGCGCTCGGAGCCTTGGTTGTCGCCCTGGGCATGCTCGCCTCGGCTTTCGTACCGAGCTACGAACTTCTGGTCGTGCTTCGCTTCATCACCGGCCTGGCCGTGGGCACGTTGCAGGCCACCGCAAATGTCCTCGCGTCCGAGTTCACCAACGCCAAGCGGCGCTCCACCTCCCTGGCGATCGTCAGCATCGGCCAGCCGATCGGCGGCGTGCTGGGCGGCATGGCCACCGGCGTGCTGATCCTGCAGTTCGGTTGGCGGTCGGCCTTCCTGTTCGGCGCGATCATCACCGCCATCATGATTCCGTTCATCCTCCGTGCCGTGCCGGAGTCCGTGGACTACCTGCTGGTCCGCCGGCCGGTCAACGCTCTGGAGCGCGTCAACAAGGTCCTGGCCCGAATCGAACAGCCGGCGGTCACGGAATTGCCCGCGCCGGCCCCGGCTCCGGCCAAAAAGAAATCCCGTTTCGCAGACGTGCTTACCGGTGTCAACGCCCGCCGCACTATCCTCATCTCGCTGGCGTACTTCATCCTGATGGCCAGCTTCTACTTCGCCAACTCCTGGACCCCGAAACTGGTGACCGCCAGCGGCTTCAGCGAGCAGGACGGCATCACGGCCGGCGTCCTCTTCAGCACGGGGGCCATCATTGGCGCCGTCGTACTGGGATTCTTCGGTGCACGCTTCCCGATGCGCAAGGTCCTGGCCGTCTTCTTCGTCATGGGCGGCCTCACCTTCGGCGCGTTCTCGCTGTCCACAGGATCGCTCGCCGGCGCCCTGCTGGCGGCGGCCTTGGTCGGTTTCGGCTCAAACGCCCCGATTGCCGGCATGCTCGCCATCAGCCCGACCTACTACACCTCCGAGGTCCGCGGCACGGCGCTGGGCCTTGTCATCGGCATGGGCCGCGTGGGCGCCATCGCATCCCCGATGATCGCCGGTACCTTGATGGACGGCGGCTGGCAGCCGACCGACCTGTACTTCCTGTTCATCATTCCGATGCTGATCGGCGCCGTGGTGATCTCCATGCTGGGCAAGCCCGTCCTGGGCGAGCCTGCCGCCGCCGGCGCCCAGAGCGGCGCAAGCGAGCGGGAGCTGACCAACAGCCACTAG
- a CDS encoding MFS transporter, which translates to MLTITQRAGRKEWTALAALMLPVLLVAVDNTVLSFALPAISLEFNTSGTTLLWIIDIYPLVLAGLLVAMGSLGDRFGRRRMLITGAVGFAVFSALAAFAPSAEVLVAARAGLGVFGAMLMPATLSLIRNIFTDRGQRRLAIAVWAAGFSAGAALGPILGGLLLEHFWWGSVFLLAVPVLVLMLILTPLFVPESKDPAPGAVDIWSIFLSIATMLPVVYAIKNLANGGNLMATLGIAVLGVTAGWLFTRRQLRRSQPMLDVRLFTVRPFTGAVLVNLLAVFSLVGFLYFVSQHLQLVLGLSPLDAGLVLLPGLAITITAGLLAVPLVRRIRPHLVVSAALLLSATAYWMVAATPGASAGNLMLAFAVLGAGVGASETLSNDLILSSVPAAKAGAASAVSETAYEVGSVFGTAVLGSILVAAYRQNIDLPANLTASQQTIASETLGGAINTAAELPGRTADPLLESAFHAFDSGVTVTAGIASVLMVAAAWLAFRTLRDTQS; encoded by the coding sequence ATGCTCACCATCACCCAACGTGCCGGCCGGAAAGAATGGACCGCTCTGGCAGCACTCATGCTGCCGGTACTGCTGGTCGCCGTGGACAATACGGTGCTGAGCTTTGCCCTGCCTGCCATCTCGCTGGAGTTCAACACCAGCGGGACTACCCTGCTCTGGATCATCGACATCTATCCCCTGGTTCTCGCCGGCCTGCTGGTCGCCATGGGGAGCTTGGGCGACCGGTTCGGCCGCCGGCGCATGCTCATCACGGGCGCCGTGGGCTTTGCCGTCTTCTCGGCGCTCGCAGCCTTCGCACCAAGCGCCGAGGTACTGGTGGCCGCGCGTGCCGGCCTGGGCGTCTTCGGTGCCATGCTGATGCCGGCCACGCTCTCCCTGATCCGCAACATCTTCACCGACCGCGGACAGCGCCGTCTGGCCATCGCGGTCTGGGCCGCCGGCTTCTCCGCCGGCGCCGCGCTGGGCCCGATCCTGGGCGGACTGCTGCTGGAACACTTCTGGTGGGGATCCGTGTTCCTGCTGGCCGTTCCGGTGCTGGTGCTGATGCTGATCCTGACCCCGCTTTTCGTGCCGGAATCCAAGGATCCGGCACCGGGCGCCGTCGATATTTGGAGCATTTTCCTCTCCATCGCAACGATGCTGCCGGTGGTCTACGCCATCAAGAACCTCGCCAACGGCGGCAACCTCATGGCCACCCTGGGCATTGCCGTGCTCGGAGTGACTGCCGGCTGGCTGTTCACCCGGCGCCAGCTCCGCCGCTCCCAGCCGATGCTGGACGTACGGCTTTTCACGGTCCGGCCCTTCACCGGTGCGGTACTGGTCAACCTGCTGGCGGTGTTCTCGCTGGTCGGCTTCCTGTACTTCGTGTCCCAGCACCTGCAGCTGGTCCTCGGGCTGAGCCCGCTCGATGCCGGGCTGGTACTGCTGCCCGGTCTGGCGATCACCATCACTGCCGGCCTGCTGGCGGTGCCGCTGGTGCGCCGGATCCGCCCGCATCTGGTGGTGTCAGCCGCGCTGCTGCTTTCTGCAACGGCCTACTGGATGGTGGCCGCAACCCCCGGCGCTTCGGCCGGAAACCTCATGCTGGCCTTTGCGGTACTTGGCGCGGGAGTGGGAGCTTCGGAGACGCTCTCCAACGACCTGATCCTCTCCAGCGTTCCGGCGGCCAAGGCCGGTGCCGCGTCGGCGGTTTCCGAAACGGCCTACGAAGTGGGCTCGGTCTTCGGCACCGCGGTACTCGGCAGCATCCTGGTGGCGGCCTACCGGCAGAACATCGACCTGCCCGCGAACCTCACGGCGTCGCAACAGACCATCGCGAGCGAAACATTGGGCGGCGCCATCAACACTGCCGCCGAACTTCCCGGCAGGACGGCGGACCCGCTCCTGGAGTCGGCTTTCCACGCCTTCGACAGCGGTGTCACGGTCACGGCCGGAATCGCCTCCGTGCTGATGGTTGCCGCGGCCTGGCTGGCCTTCCGCACCTTGCGCGACACCCAGTCCTGA
- a CDS encoding CGNR zinc finger domain-containing protein — protein MVFAHDTERSLIDAAKLINTAESEVDQLNTLADLDEFVKANEYSGSRSHTMGELRAVRHLRPRLRAVWTAEEDEAVRLVNNILRNGRALPQLVQHDGWDYHLHATTPDAPLDIRMAVDAAMALVDVIREKELDRLRVCAAEDCNAVLVDLSRNRSKRFCDTGNCANRTHVAAYRARKATA, from the coding sequence ATGGTGTTTGCCCATGACACGGAAAGATCGCTGATCGACGCGGCCAAGTTGATCAACACCGCCGAGTCCGAGGTGGACCAGCTGAACACCTTGGCAGACCTGGACGAGTTCGTGAAGGCGAACGAGTACTCCGGCTCACGCAGCCACACCATGGGGGAACTGCGCGCGGTGCGTCACCTGCGGCCACGGCTACGGGCAGTCTGGACGGCGGAGGAAGACGAAGCCGTGCGCCTGGTCAACAACATCCTGCGCAACGGCCGCGCCTTACCCCAACTGGTCCAACACGACGGTTGGGACTACCACCTGCACGCCACCACGCCGGATGCGCCGCTGGACATCCGGATGGCGGTTGATGCGGCCATGGCCTTGGTGGACGTGATCCGCGAGAAGGAACTCGACCGGCTGCGGGTCTGCGCCGCCGAGGACTGCAACGCCGTCCTGGTAGACCTCTCCCGCAACCGCTCCAAGCGCTTCTGCGATACCGGCAACTGCGCCAACCGCACCCACGTGGCTGCCTACCGCGCCCGCAAAGCTACCGCATAA
- the trxB gene encoding thioredoxin-disulfide reductase yields MSEKIIIIGSGPAGYTAAIYAARAGLEPRVIAGAVTAGGALMNTTDVENFPGFPEGIQGPELMESLQQQAEKFGATIEYDDVSSVSLEGHLKEVVTAGENVYQAPAVILATGSAYKELGLPEEKKFSGHGVSWCATCDGFFFRNQDIIVVGGGDSAMEEALFLTRFGKSVTVVVRRDALRASKIMAQRARDNEKIRFEWNSTVSAIHGNGKVSGVTLTDTVTGATRQLAATGIFVAIGHLPRTELVKGQIDLDAEGYIKVDSPTTVTSQRGVFACGDAVDHRYRQAITAAGTGCAAALDAERYLAALEDSDSIATALVEEETHA; encoded by the coding sequence ATGAGCGAGAAGATCATCATTATCGGTTCCGGTCCCGCGGGCTACACGGCAGCGATCTACGCCGCGCGGGCCGGGCTGGAACCGCGCGTAATTGCCGGCGCCGTCACCGCGGGCGGCGCGCTGATGAACACGACGGATGTGGAGAATTTTCCGGGCTTTCCCGAGGGTATCCAGGGTCCGGAGCTGATGGAGAGCCTGCAGCAGCAGGCGGAGAAGTTCGGCGCGACCATTGAGTACGACGACGTCTCCTCCGTCTCGCTTGAAGGCCACCTTAAAGAAGTGGTCACCGCCGGCGAGAACGTCTACCAGGCGCCGGCGGTCATCCTGGCCACCGGCTCCGCCTACAAGGAACTCGGGCTGCCGGAGGAAAAGAAGTTCTCCGGCCACGGCGTCTCCTGGTGCGCCACCTGCGACGGGTTCTTCTTCCGAAACCAGGACATCATCGTCGTCGGCGGCGGGGATTCGGCCATGGAGGAAGCACTCTTCCTGACCCGCTTCGGAAAGTCCGTCACCGTCGTCGTACGTAGGGATGCGCTGCGGGCATCGAAGATCATGGCGCAGCGGGCGCGGGACAACGAGAAGATCCGCTTCGAATGGAACAGCACCGTTTCCGCCATCCACGGCAACGGCAAGGTCTCCGGCGTGACGCTGACGGACACTGTTACCGGGGCGACGCGCCAACTGGCCGCCACCGGGATCTTCGTGGCCATCGGTCACCTGCCGCGGACCGAACTGGTCAAGGGCCAGATCGATCTGGATGCGGAGGGCTATATCAAGGTGGACTCCCCCACCACCGTGACCAGCCAGCGGGGCGTCTTCGCGTGCGGCGACGCCGTGGACCACCGCTACCGGCAGGCCATCACCGCCGCGGGCACCGGCTGCGCTGCCGCGCTCGACGCCGAACGCTACCTCGCCGCACTGGAAGATTCGGACAGTATCGCCACCGCTTTGGTGGAAGAAGAAACGCATGCCTGA
- a CDS encoding glutaredoxin domain-containing protein — protein sequence MKSLLRWSNAIVLVAVAGMMLVVYGNRGQWVQALVVAAILLAAAWFVSPVYGGRQKPWSTLRQRQQYEPGVVIFWRPGCVYCMRMMASLSRTRRKAQWVNIWRDAEAAAFVREHNDGNETVPTVILRDGVVTNPHPEIVRRELVRG from the coding sequence GTGAAGTCGCTCCTGCGCTGGTCCAATGCGATCGTCCTGGTCGCTGTCGCCGGCATGATGCTGGTCGTTTACGGCAACCGGGGCCAATGGGTGCAGGCGCTCGTGGTCGCCGCTATCCTGCTGGCCGCCGCATGGTTTGTCAGTCCCGTTTACGGCGGCCGGCAAAAACCGTGGTCAACGCTTCGGCAGCGCCAACAGTACGAGCCCGGAGTGGTGATCTTCTGGCGGCCGGGCTGTGTCTACTGCATGCGGATGATGGCCTCGCTGAGCCGGACCCGGCGCAAGGCGCAGTGGGTCAATATCTGGCGCGATGCCGAGGCGGCCGCGTTTGTCCGCGAGCATAATGACGGGAATGAAACGGTACCCACGGTCATCCTGCGCGACGGGGTTGTCACCAACCCCCATCCGGAAATTGTGCGTCGGGAACTCGTCCGGGGGTAA
- a CDS encoding DUF2277 domain-containing protein encodes MCRNIRRLYNFEPSATSAEVEAAALQYVRKVSGTNKPSKANEEAFNEAVHEIAHITAHLLDSLVTTAPPKNRDEEAAKAKARAAVRYGAAG; translated from the coding sequence ATGTGCCGCAACATCCGCCGTCTCTACAATTTCGAGCCGTCCGCCACGAGCGCCGAGGTCGAGGCCGCCGCATTGCAGTACGTCCGCAAAGTCAGCGGCACCAACAAACCCTCCAAGGCCAATGAAGAGGCCTTCAACGAGGCGGTACACGAAATCGCGCACATAACGGCGCACCTGCTCGATTCGCTCGTGACCACAGCACCGCCGAAGAACCGCGATGAAGAAGCAGCCAAGGCGAAGGCCCGCGCGGCCGTCCGCTATGGCGCCGCCGGGTAG